The following is a genomic window from Manihot esculenta cultivar AM560-2 chromosome 9, M.esculenta_v8, whole genome shotgun sequence.
TTCTCCTGCtcttatgccatgcaatatacaatataatatttaaatactaaaatatgctcCATCTAGCTCATCAATACTACTTTTTGTTCATATAACTTTTTTCTGTGTGTATATATCTcccatttttttcataattatataatttttgtgACATGAGCtaattataaattgaaaaaaaaaattatatgcctgtgaattttatttaagaaatttaaatgataaaagtaatttatggtgtgaagtaaaatataatatctcaggtttatttagatatatttactattagattgaaaaaaatataaatattaaaataataaataattagagAATTAGTATACTTGtatgtttcatttattttaaattatattattgttttaaaataataattcatcTATTAGCTTTTGAATTTActattaagtattaaaataaaattaattaattttaaaaaacaatctaataatatgaattaaaagatatattaaaaaatatataaaatttatcaatttttaactattttaaataaattgtgaAAATATCTATAAGCAAATttatttgaaggaaaaaaaaaaagaacatgtGAGGTCATGCAAAAATGATTACAGAGGCAGCTTGGGATTTGCTCTGAAATACGCGAGAAGAAGGAAGAGCCTTCCTATAATGGATCTTTAGATTTCCCCAGATCTGTTCCCCTAGAAAATATAAACTGTAGCATGTCCGCCCCAGCGAGGAGGAGGCTCATGAGGGATTCCAAGAGGCTCCAGCAGGATCCTCCTGCGGGCATTAGTGTTGCCGCTCAAGGAACGCTGTCGTGTTTTGGGAGCAGATCTGGACTGCTGATTGAAAAACAAGCAAAAGCACCAATCGCTGCTGCATTGGAAGGCCAGGGTTGGCGTGCAGTGTGAATTTGTGCTTGGAGTTGAGCTCTTGCTCCTAAGCAAATTGTTACGTCCTAAGCATATACTTGTTAATGGAGTCGAACCCTTGCTCGTAGAGAAGGGTATTAGACAAGGGTTTCACTTTTGCAGTTCTTAATACAACATTCAATCATTTTGAATCATCAATCAGTTTAGTTTTTTTGATGTGGATGCTTTTGCATAAGCCATTGAGATTCATCCTGAATTTTTTGTGATTACAGCAGTTAAGATGTTTGTGCTAAGCCATTGAGATTCATCCTGAATTTTTTGTGATTACAGCAGTTAAGATGTTGGTGCAAGTGCACAAAAGACTGCTAAAGCCATTGGATTCGTAGGTTTGCACTGGGGTCAATCACCTGTGGCTTGAAATTAAAATCAGACCAAAATCAAAGCATTGGTAATTAAATTAGTAGAATATTTTGCACGAGTGTATTGAAGAAGTATGTTTTTGGTCATATGGGTTTTCTCTCTAAATATTCCCATTTTCTTTGATAACTGGCAGTTCCAGAAAGCTACATTCTCGCCTGTGATGAAGGCCTGTATTTGAAATTCTACAAAGATATTCAGCAGACCCTGTAGATTGTGGATTTGGGTGCATGATTTTGAAAAGAACAACAGAACACACAACAAGTGTTCAAGTGGGTGCAAAATGTCATTTAAATGCAGAACATATACAGCACTCAGGAAGAGCTTGAGTAAATACATGATGTGCAATCTGCCTTTTTGAGGGCATattgctatttttttttctttcttctaaaATTGGTATACATAAATTCTCAACAGTAAACTGGCCGTCGAGAAAATTACTACCTTGATAGTCACAAAGCAAAAGAGATAAGGAACAAAATGATGGCAGGGAAGTTGTCCAGAGAAGAAGACTGACAAGAAAAGCTCTATGTGTAAGTTGTCATTTTCAACATTCTTGCCTCCTCATTTCCTCTGGTAATTGTCACTTCCTGCAATATAAGATTGAGTTCAACATTACCCTTACGTTTGATTTGTAAAATGCATTTGTACACTAAGGTAACATGggaaaaattatttcatatgaTAGAGACGAAAGCATCTAAACCTGCATATTGCTGCTAAGGAAGCATAAGGTGTAGTTGTGGAGGATGTGAAGGCGAGCCCGGGGAGCCTTCACTAGAATCTCCCCGCCATCCGTCCTGAACTTGAGCAGCAAATTGCAAGTTCCATATCACATCCTCGACTGAAGGTCTATCTGCCGGGTTCTTCTGCAGGCACCTTACACAGACCTCCATCATTGTCTTCAATGACTGATCCGAACACCCCCTCTGAACAGCTGGATCAACCATGCTCCTTCGAGCAGCAGCATCGCTAGTGATGCTAGCTTGTAACTGCAGTATTTATGCAATAATATGGAATTGTAAGAACGTCACCATTAATGAAAAACACATTAGAAAAGAGTTTCctctgaaaaaaaaatataacaacaAAGCAGAATTGCTCTTGCCTGATCTTTTAGGACATCCACTTCATTCCTGTGGTTCATTGGTTTCCCTACAATGATTTCAAGTAATATTACTCCGAAATCATACACATCAATCTTCTCTTCTTGATTTGTCCTATTAAAGAATGTTGTTCAACCAGAATGTCAAGACATGAAACTCGAGTTTAAATTGCTCATATGCACAGTAGACAGAAAAACTTTGCACTGAGTGCCTCAAGGCCTTGTAATCTAATATGTCTAACAAACTACCATTTATGCATCTGGCAACTCAAATTTTCCAGAAGTTGGTACTGACCTTGAACTGGTGCTAGAATCTTTGGATCCAACAGAAGAAACTCGATGGACAACCTGCAAGATAAGTCGAGTCCAACACCAAGTTTCAATGTCTCATGGCCCAAAGGAAAAGAGCAGACAACCGTTCCACAGTAAAGAGAAAGATACCTTTCCTGTGTTCTCTGTTAATAAAGGGAGGTTGTAACTGCtaatttttgcaacaaggttcTGATCCAGCAAAACATCTGTTATTTTCAGATTATTTGAATATACACCTGGCACAATCCCTGTATGCAAAAACTGGATGCCCTTTGCTACTCCTATTGCAGCTGCTATTCGTTGTGCCCAATTAAGTGTTCGTTTGGCACGTCTCTCTGACAGAAAAATGAAAATGCTAATACTTGGAAATCAACAACAGCAAATATTTATAAGCCAACGAAAAATACAGGAATGATATATCAGCGGGCAACTTCTGTCCCTATGCTACGTCACAATTTCAAAGTTGCACATTCATAAACTGAGATTGAACAGACAATTCAAGTGAACAAATAGCATTTTAGGTAGTTGTAACACTATAAAATTCATATGCACATAGGATCAAAGGTCTAGAGAAAATTCAACTTTGACAACTTTGTACACTTGGGTCTAAAGAAAATTTGAGAGATCATATGGATTACCTGAGATCCAACTCCTTAGTGTGCCATTTGGTACATATTCAAATACAAGAAATATCCTGCTGACACTTGAATCATCCAAGTAACATTCGAAGCAGTGTCCAAGAGCACTGACCAAATGTCGATGCCTCAGTTTGGAAATCAGCTCTATATGGTGCATAAAGTTTTGGGTGCTGTAACTTCTTTTCATTTTTAGGCACCTAATGGCAACGTAGGAACCATTCTTAAGTCGGCCCCTGTACATCTGAAAGCATGGAAATGTTATGCAaacttttgaaaatgaaaaaaggaaattcaaagtatgcaatgcaaagGAAATCAAGAAAATTGGATTCAGGATGTACTTGAAAACTTATATCAGCTGTGAATAAGGAAAGAATGAAAGAATACTCATCCTTGAAGGAGATTGGACCGTTGCatatgccaaaaaaaaaaaaaaaaggtatatATTTACACCAGATTGGTATACCTGCCCTTGAGAGCCTTCACCCATGAAAGCAGATGTATCAAAGTTGTTCGTAGCCTCCTCGAGCTCCTCCAATGAAAAGGTATGATAAGCCGGAATACCAAGTGCTCCCAGCTTCATTGTTTGAGATATATACCCTTCAGGATtttccaacaatcatgttgtaAGACTTACTATTTTGAATCACTTAATTATACTTGGCTGCTGCCATGAACATGCAAACAAAGTACAGAAAGAAATGAAACCTTACTTGCATCTGAGAGTAACTTTGAGGGGTACCCAGTTGATGCATTCTCTGAAATTAGTCTTGTTGTAGGTCTCTTGATTGTCTTCCTGGAATTCACCTTTTTCACAGCCAAGAAAATCAAACCAACAAGTGCAATTCCTCCAACAATCCCTCCAATTACGCCCAATGCAATAATGTTAGAATCTCGTCTCCTTTTCTTGTGCTGGGGTAAAATTCCTACAGCTAGTGCTTCATTCCTACAAAATGCAAGTGGATGTTGATTTTGATTCCTAGTTGCTAGACAGTTCCCAGCATACATTATCTTTTCTTTAGAATCTGACTTAAGGCACTTGGGCAAGTGTCCACTTATAAGATTTGAGGACAGATCAACAAATTCAAGTTCAACACTGCAAGATTGATTTTCGAAAAGAACTCCCGTGAACTTATTGTCTGCAACGTTTAGATAAGTTATGGAGGGCAATGATAACAAATATTGTGGAAATGGCCCCACAAATTTATTGTGTGATAGGTCTAGATGATGAAGCTGATAGTAGGAGCTCACTTCATCTGGGAGTCCATCCCTGAACTTGTTCTTGCTCAGTACAAGAGTAACCAACTTTTTTCCAAGTTGTGGATACTGGGGTCCAAAAGCATTATCTTCCAAGTCAAGCACTTGAAGGTTTGTCAAACTGCTAAAATCCGGCACCTCTCCATCGAAGTAGTTATGCGAAAGCGCAAGAACTCTAAGATTTTCCAAAGCATTAAATGAACTTGGCAATGACCCGTTGAACATATTTTTCCTCAAACTCAAAACAGTCAAGAGCGGTAATGAACCCAGCCAATGTGGTAACTCACCAGAAAACATGTTATCATCAAGTATGAGTGTCTGGAGGCTAGTTAGTGATGATAGATCTTTAGGTATGGGATCATACAGGAAATTGGAACTCATGTTCATTATTTCCAGCGACGACAACCGAGCAATTTTACCTGGCAGGGAACCCCATAAGCCTAAAGAAGCCAATGTCAGGACTTTCAAGTCTGGAAGGCTAACAAGTGTGGTCACAAATGAATCAATTGAAAAGTTCCTAGGCAACATAGGAGATCCTTTGTTGCCAATGATATGCAGTTGTGTGATAGTGTCCTCATAGCAAACCACGGTAACAGATGAAGTTGGGTCGATATTGCAGAAATCTGAGGTGCTATTCCAACCATTAAGAATGTCTGGATAGCTAAGAAGCCGCTGAATTCTTACAAGGGTCTGACCCTGGGAGGTTTGAAGCTGCTCTGAATGTTCGATTAAAAGCAAAATGATGGTGAAAACTGAGATTGCAGAATGCTGGAATGTCTTTGCCATGATATTACAGAACCGGTACaaaaaatcatagaaaaatATTGCAGAGCTTTTGAGGACTAGGAGACGAGCATTATCTGCAAGATTCCTATGAAAAGCAGCAGCTTAGTAAGTAGTTTTATGCCAACAACTAAAATTGCATTGGAACTtagaaattcaaatatttatgcAGTTATACACACGCACAGAGAGAAAGCACAACCACCTAAAATGAGTTCAAGAATTCACAAATTGACAGAAGAATCAAATCTGCTCATAAAAATGaaacaattttataaaaatgtactCTTGTGCCATTCTTTTAACTCCAGCTTATAATTCAAAATAGCACTTTTAATATTCAATGAGAAAAAAACATACCTCCAGGGAAACCAGCTTCACTTTTTAGCTCATAATCGAAAAAAACCACCCGGTTTGTCTTGAAATACTGCTCAGCTTTTCCACTCTAAATCAAAAAAAGAACATAAGACAGCAAACCTAAACCACAAGTCTGCAGCACAAAGGTCAATTGAAAATTACTAATAGATGATTATGACTTACTAATGAAGACTTACCCACCGATGCTTCTTCTTTAACTCAACAGGAATTCTCCACGAATAggacaaaatcttcaaaaatgcCTCAAAACCCAGTTCAGATATTGCAAGTTTTCTTGCATTCTACACTACCACAATAGTCAAAActcaatcaagaatcaatttcCAATCTTCAAAGAGAATGAAAATGAAAACCCAAATGTTAAATCAAACACAGTTCTCATTACCAAACAACTTCAGCAAAATCCAGAAAGTCAAGAGCCATACAATAAGCAACAAGTCAATCAAGAGATTACAAATCCTTCTGACACATAACAGTCTCTTGCAAGCAAAGACAATTTAGTGACACGGGTTGGAAGAAATTTGTAGCAGTCATAAATCACAGCTAAGTGACCTGGAAATACCAGAAATGGGCCAACCCTTTCatctttttctcattttcttttagtctcCCTCAAGAATGAAAGAAAACACCAAGAAAAACTTATTATTTTGCCAGTTATTTCATGTGCTGCTTCTTTTGAATGTCTAAAGAGAAGcccataaaaaagaaaaaggaaaaagattcTTGTAGCAGAAGAAGAAGCCTTTATTCCCTTCCAGACTCTCTGGCAAACCCACAACCAGAGCTTAgctttgatttttaaattattgaaatttgatTAAACAATTGAGGACAAAGATGGGTGATTTGATTTGCATATGCACAGAAGGCGGGTGGGTGTGTGATGATGCTTGCTGCTCATGCATATAGTGTCTCTGTGTAAGCTTTCACTTTCTGGGTCTGGTGAGCTTTGGCTTTCTGTAGTAAAGCACTTTGAATCATGGACCCACTACTTGGCTATATTTTGCTTGGCTGTTGCTTTTGCCGCCTTTctttctccctctctctctctccaactAACTGTTAATCCTCCTGAAATTTGGTtgaaaatttgagattttttcaattatttgttattgtcttctgtaattttttgaatttgaaatattCATGCAAAGAttacaaatttttaatttaataaaaggaaatttttgaaaaacacaccgaattaaaattaagaattttattacaGTAAAATTATATCTGTACAAGTGCTTAGGTCTGTCCGTATATTATAGTAAAATCCAACATCATCTCAAACATACCATGGGAATAGTTAACATTTCAGATTTTGGCAGAGACATCATGGAAATAACAGGAGTAAAAAACATCAATGTCTGAAACAAAAGGAAAGTCATAAACGTAGGGAACTCAAATTTGCAGAAGATTGAAATTTAGTCTAAAGATAGGAAGTGGTAGCCTTCTCTAATCTTCTTGCATTAATTTTTTTGCTTGGCAGTAGTTGTAAAAGACAGGCAGACATTATTGTTGTCTACTCAAATCTGTATAGCTTAGCCTTTGGCCATAAAAGTCACATTAGGATTTAACTctaagttttttaatttaatttttaataatgtacccttcatttgaaataatttgtctaaaaaaaaatttaaataaatttttttagtgaaattttttattaaaaaaatttaaattctttgataattaataaaaataaattttttgaattgaatttttacatTCTAACAAAGCATAATAATTCAGATCTCTAAATAATCAAATTTCAAACATGTGACAAAGAATAGAAACAAGTTGCAAAAGGGGCATTTGCCTTTGCCATAGGATTCTTGTACGGAAACTAAAatggaaaatatatatatatataatttcctGAATTATTGAAccataatataaaaatgaagAATTCTTAGCTGTTAATTCATActattttaatcatttttaattttaaatctagaactgaatattaaaaaaaaaaacaaacaaataacaacTTGGCCAATTGGAAATTGCAAATTGCACGTGGCATGTTAAGTTAAAATTggcaataataaaaatttaaattcgctTTTTCCATATGGAATCCAGCTTCGCACTGAACAATTTTTCTTTGATAAATATATGTTTTTTcttgtaaataattaaaatttcacgATGTAAATTCACTCAATAATTATTGAGGCatatgaatataaaaataattgaaattgtcTTGTTGGATAGAGTAGCTCTCAAACATCACggctttaaattttaacattcatTCCCGACGGTGTAACACTTCACTTAATTATTATCAAGTCAATGGATAAATTTATACATTGATTTGTATAACAAAATAGATCGGTTaatcaaaatattattaaaattaacaatatatatattaagtgaaaaataatttaaatatcacaaatatatataaaatttttaataaaaatactatttatttCATACACAACGATCTTCACACCACTTGTAGATAAAGTGAATGCCTATAAGGGATAGAGGCACAACAAATTCAATAGGCTTACAATGACCAAATGGATCTAACTCTTTTTGGTGACCAGATGGATCTAATTATTTCTGATGATCGGCTGAATCTAGTTCTTTCTGATAGCCAATTAGACACTCTCcctaaaaagtattaaaaaggAGTTAAGCTTTATTTAAGGTGACACctctttaataattatataaaaataaattataaaaaattaatacaattttttttacactactattttatattaatttccaCTTTATCtagctgtaaaaaaaaaaaaaaaaaaaaaaaaaaaaaaaaaaaaaaaaactctcctcATTAATTAACATTGCCATTCATTCACCATAAAACATGGGCGGAGATCGAAGTGCAAAATGGACTGTTCTACTAATTtcgataaaaatatatattgtttttaataaaaattaaaatttataaatactaaatataTTCTCTccgtattttttaaaaaaaaaaaacacacaacCTTAAAGATTAAGCATATCATGGGAAAATACAGCACCCTATTAATTTGCATTTGAATTAATCTATAATAAACAATTCAAATTTGACTGAAATTGAAGTAAAAGAGTTGgtggaaaataaaatattattattaaaaaaaaattgcgaGCAGATGTCGGTGCAAGTGCAGGAAGCGTATGTGTGCGCGCGACACTGTAACAACAAAATGGATTCGTAAAAGCAAGCACTATGATTGGTACACGCTTCACAATAAATTTGTAaaggtaaaattaaaatttagtctactacatttcataatttttattatttttataaatataattatttaaaaaatatataaaaattacaatattttaaGACTCAGCATATAGTTGTCTTACTATTCCACGTAAATAATATTATagttttattctataatttctGATACGTAGCAGAAACTTTTGGGCAATGGAAGGGCACCACATAGTTAAAGTGAAAAGAACAAAATCAGGCTGTGCTTTTGCTTTTGCCTTTCACTTTCATAGTTAGAATTATTTCTCCATAACATTGAATTTGTCATTCTCACACACCCATATATCAATATATTCATTATTCTAAAACTTATGGGCTTGGAATATTTGGATTCCATTTACTTAGCCCTCAATTGGATGATGTGGAAAGGTCAAATTTAGCCTTGTATTTGAATGAGCTAATGTATGTAGCAAGGGCATTTTCGACTTTGATGTTTTCATTTGTTGGCCTTCTTTTGACGTCATATGGTCCCATTTAGTCTGCATTTATTAGGACAAATGTTGTTCTCATTACCTGAAGACAAATTTCCAGGTCAGAAATCTGTCTTTTATAGAAGAAACTTAGTAACtcattttattgtttaaattggAAGAGTAGCTTGCAAACCAATTATTGACTTTCTTAAGAATGCTTGCTTTGAAATAGTACTTGGGAATTAAGGTTCATGTCGCTTGAACAAGACAATGGAAGGATTCATGAAACACAATCTCAAATCCATGTCCTAACCAGGCAAAACCTCAAAATGGGCAAGTAGTTTAAGCttcatttggattaaacatCGAGGTTGCACAATTTTCAGGAATTCTGTGGAATTTGACAAGTTTGAATCCTATCTGCCTTTGTTTATCGATTCGATATAATTAGAGGATATATATGGCTTAGTTTCATTTATGTATTTAGTAGAATCTAACATATTTTAACCAAATTCTCTACATAAAAATCGATATATCTATTACGACCATAGTGattatttatagtttattttcttttttaaactaaacccttcttaaaaaatatttagaattgtTTATAAAATCTCAAATTTCTATCGACGtcaagaatttttttttgtcattcTAATTTCTTCCCAATAACCTTCAAGAAAAATTCGAATTAAATCCCAAACTAACGGTTAGCATGAATTATCTATACAGTTATGCACTCTTCGCAtagaaattcatttattttttgaaagatCTTGCTTTCGTGCTATGGTGAGTGTTGAACAGAGTCCCATGTGTTGGATGGGCCAGCCTTCAGCACACAGACAATCTCATCTAAAGTGATTGTTGGTCCAGCAGGAACTGGGCTCTGGATCACCAGACAAGGATTTGTATGGGCAAGTGAAGAGGATCTATCAAATTGCCCAGCTGCCTTGTGGAGTTGAGAGCACGAGACAGCAAGGCAAGAGGGAGGAGATCTTTTGTTTTTGTTCAAACTGGACTTGGTGCCCTCTTAAGCCAATGATAAGATGTCGTTTGGCACACAAGAAAATTCGTAAACCATGTGCTGGAAAAGTCTCATACAACTAACTTTAACTAGACAGAGTCAAGAAAAgacatttatatataaaaaaatatatatgtatagtaGTAACATGTGAAACGTAAAATTTTGATAGTtcaagagaagaaaataaaaaattttgtcgAAAGGTGACAACCAACCAAGCTAGCAATTAGTCTGTACTCTCTACAACTTGTGGACCCAAGTACTCAATTCCATCCATCTCTGAATTCTCTGGCGTCTCTATCTCTTCCAACCATCCACAACAGTCCCCCTCTGTTGTCAACTCCATTTTTCCATCTGCATTGAATAATTTTGGAGGTGAATAATACAATTTATCTGTCATATTTTCTTGCAGCTATGAATTCATTAAATAcaagatgaagaaaaagaaaatgttgaGAATGTTCCATTCCTTTTGCAgcttaaaaaagaaaagggcTTAGAATAGAAAACATTATCAGTTATGCTATTCAATATCAAAATTGCTAATTTTGTGCTATACACGTTTCACAAGttcatacatgtgcattaagaTTAATTAAATATGGCGTTTTCACATTCAATGGTCGACCACTTGGGTGTCTGAGTCTGCTGAAAAAATGTAGTCAAGGAAACAAGCTTGAACCCGGGCGAAAGACTAGAAATTCAACCAACCTAAGCTAATAACAAAGCACAGTCACGCCTTGCAAGAAGTCAAGAAGGTTTTAATCCCAATAATCCATTCCTTAGTATGcagttttcttttgaaaaaaagcTCCATAAAGGTGAACTTTAAGGAGTGCGTACTGCGgcgtattatatttaaaacagcATCAATGCTTTCCAATGTATTGCCAACAAACAGCCCATCCATTGTTTTTTATTTAAGATTCTTTGTGTGTTTCTGTGGGCCACATAAAGAGGACAGGCTGACCCATATCTTTATctgtgataaattaatttacagtataatcacaaatctgaaacaaaaataacacTCATGGGAAGGAAATAATAATATGCATTTCCTTACCTGAGAAGGCATCATAAGGAAAATCTTTGTAGTATGAGCAGTCTCGGCCATCTTCTGCAGAATACGGAGGTCCGAGCACATCAAGAACTGCGCAAGGTGAAATGGCAGTGAACTGATGGATATTGCCTCCAGTCGTTGGATATAATACAGATGTGTTGCAAGGAGCTTTAAAGACACTGTCCGTTACCAGTCTCGCCAATCTCACTGAAAAACCAAAAAATTTGGATCATAAACAAGTCCAACAACCAACTTTGTTAAAGAAGACAGCAAGAAGCACTCACAATGAGAAGGCTGTCCAGATTCCTCTGCACTGCTAGTGCTAACCCAATCGTATGATTTGATGTGCATTGTCCCCAGTAGAAGCTTGCTAAAAACCGTCATCCCAGGATGGTTATGTAAAGGAATGACAGCAGTTTCAGGAAGAAAGAAAATGCACAACTGCATgatgaaaattgaaaaaacaaGTCAGCAACTTAAAACAGATTTTTTGGTGTGTAACTGTGTTAGATGGGATAATAAGTATCAGATTTCCAAGACTATTTCCACAGTTGTACAAACAGTATCCACATGCCTGTCGTATCATATGATATGATTTTGGAGGAAATTAACAGATTAAAATGCCACTAATTTTAACCCCGGGTGAAAAGAAAAGCATTCCaaaacaattataaataatgaACAAGAATCATCTACTCGTATAGTCTTACCGAAAACTTATCACATTTGTatatggtggtggtggtgaccCTTGGAGTCCCTTTCACCGCATTTTCAGTCTTAAAAAACTGCAGCTTGCTGCTTAGCCCAACATCTTCTGGCTTCATATTGTCTAAAACACAATAAAAAGGTTTATTAAGAAATTGACATCTAGTTCAAATATGTCTTTAATGTAATCATGCTTTTGCACACATGAGGTTGtcaactaaattattattacatTTAGTTGTGCATGATACTAACAGCTAAATATGAAAATGCTCTCACCGGACCCATTTGCATGGGTTGGAGATCATAGGTTGTCAAGTTGCATTATTTTActacttttcaaaaaaaaaaagttcaaaaaAATTCTTCACATCATCTAGATATAGTAAGCACAAAGTTTTAAGATCTAGTACTAAGgcaacatataaatatatatataaaaaaagggTTTCTCTAGGAAGAGAATAATGCCaaatatgaatattgaataaataaatattatgctCATAGTCAAAAGTTGCAACTTGTCGATCCTATCATGCAAAGCCAAAATCATGCATTTCCCCTTTTcgaatttataaaatttgacaTAAACATATGTATATATACCACATAAATATCATGGAGAATCTAGATCATAATCTTAATCCACAATTTTGCATACAACATTGAAATTTGTTATATAccatttagattttaatttgcAGGTATTAAAAATAGTATTACTAACAAACCACATCTAAGAGGTTATTAGCTTCAGCATTCACCATACTGCATATAACAACAcgattgataatttttttacctTTCTCTTGAACCAGAAAATATGTGAAGAATTTTCACATACTCCGCTTTAGACAAAAATTAATGAAGGAATGACCATATTTATACAAAACAAAAACTCAGGAGCACAGCCTTGATTAATGCTCATTATCTTATAAAGAAACTCTATGCTTGAATCCTAAAAAATGGAAGCCACCATTTAGTTAGAAAGAGTACTGGTAGTCGAACGAAGTTCTGCGTCGAACTTCTACAGGTAATGAAAATAACATATACTTCCAGTGGCACACAAAGAACAGCCAAAGA
Proteins encoded in this region:
- the LOC110622833 gene encoding probable inactive leucine-rich repeat receptor-like protein kinase At3g03770 gives rise to the protein MAKTFQHSAISVFTIILLLIEHSEQLQTSQGQTLVRIQRLLSYPDILNGWNSTSDFCNIDPTSSVTVVCYEDTITQLHIIGNKGSPMLPRNFSIDSFVTTLVSLPDLKVLTLASLGLWGSLPGKIARLSSLEIMNMSSNFLYDPIPKDLSSLTSLQTLILDDNMFSGELPHWLGSLPLLTVLSLRKNMFNGSLPSSFNALENLRVLALSHNYFDGEVPDFSSLTNLQVLDLEDNAFGPQYPQLGKKLVTLVLSKNKFRDGLPDEVSSYYQLHHLDLSHNKFVGPFPQYLLSLPSITYLNVADNKFTGVLFENQSCSVELEFVDLSSNLISGHLPKCLKSDSKEKIMYAGNCLATRNQNQHPLAFCRNEALAVGILPQHKKRRRDSNIIALGVIGGIVGGIALVGLIFLAVKKVNSRKTIKRPTTRLISENASTGYPSKLLSDARYISQTMKLGALGIPAYHTFSLEELEEATNNFDTSAFMGEGSQGQMYRGRLKNGSYVAIRCLKMKRSYSTQNFMHHIELISKLRHRHLVSALGHCFECYLDDSSVSRIFLVFEYVPNGTLRSWISERRAKRTLNWAQRIAAAIGVAKGIQFLHTGIVPGVYSNNLKITDVLLDQNLVAKISSYNLPLLTENTGKVVHRVSSVGSKDSSTSSRTNQEEKIDVYDFGVILLEIIVGKPMNHRNEVDVLKDQLQASITSDAAARRSMVDPAVQRGCSDQSLKTMMEVCVRCLQKNPADRPSVEDVIWNLQFAAQVQDGWRGDSSEGSPGSPSHPPQLHLMLP
- the LOC110622387 gene encoding plant cysteine oxidase 2 gives rise to the protein MTIEAVVDPRRDPVGQHVHKVGYANRVIKKRCKRRINKRSEAKVPMALQELYVSCREVFKGPGTVPLPHDVERLCHILDNMKPEDVGLSSKLQFFKTENAVKGTPRVTTTTIYKCDKFSLCIFFLPETAVIPLHNHPGMTVFSKLLLGTMHIKSYDWVSTSSAEESGQPSHLRLARLVTDSVFKAPCNTSVLYPTTGGNIHQFTAISPCAVLDVLGPPYSAEDGRDCSYYKDFPYDAFSDGKMELTTEGDCCGWLEEIETPENSEMDGIEYLGPQVVESTD